A genomic stretch from Microtus pennsylvanicus isolate mMicPen1 chromosome 11, mMicPen1.hap1, whole genome shotgun sequence includes:
- the Chd3 gene encoding chromodomain-helicase-DNA-binding protein 3 isoform X7: protein MASPLRDEEEEEEEMVVSEEEEEEEEEGDEEEEEVEAADEDDEEEDEEGVLGRGPGHDRGRDRHSPPSCHLFPPPPPPPPLPPPPPPPPPPDKDDIRLLPSALGVKKRKRGPKKQKENKPGKPRKRKKLDSEEEFGSERDEYREKSESGGSEYGTGPGRKRRRKHREKKEKKTKRRKRGEGDGGQKQVEQKSSAALLLTWGLEDVEHVFSEEDYHTLTNYKAFSQFMRPLIAKKNPKIPMSKMMTILGAKWREFSANNPFKGSAAAVAAAAAAAAAAVAEQVSAAVSPATPIAPSGPPPALPPPPAPEIQPPPIRRAKTKEGKGPGHKRRNKNPRVPDGRKKLRGKKMAPLKIKLGLLGGKRKKAGSYAFQSDEGPDPEAEESDLDSGSVHSASGRPDGPVRAKKLKRGRPGRKKKKVLGCPAVAGEEEVDGYETDHQDYCEVCQQGGEIILCDTCPRAYHLVCLDPELDRAPEGKWSCPHCEKEGVQWEAKEEEEEYEEEGEEGEKEEEDDHMEYCRVCKDGGELLCCDACISSYHIHCLNPPLPDIPNGEWLCPRCTCPVLKGRVQKILHWRWGEPPVAMPAPQQTDGNPDVPPPRPLQGRSEREFFVKWVGLSYWHCSWAKELQLEIFHLVMYRNYQRKNDMDEPPPLDYGSGEDDGKSDKRKVKDPHYAEMEEKYYRFGIKPEWMTVHRIINHSMDKKGNYHYLVKWKDLPYDQSTWEEDEMNIPEYEDHKQSYWRHRELIMGEDPAQPRKYKKKKKELQGDGPPSSPTNDPTVKYETQPRFITATGGTLHMYQLEGLNWLRFSWAQGTDTILADEMGLGKTIQTIVFLYSLYKEGHTKGPFLVSAPLSTIINWEREFQMWAPKFYVVTYTGDKDSRAIIRENEFSFEDNAIKGGKKAFKMKREAQVKFHVLLTSYELITIDQAALGSIRWACLVVDEAHRLKNNQSKFFRVLNGYKIDHKLLLTGTPLQNNLEELFHLLNFLTPERFNNLEGFLEEFADISKEDQIKKLHDLLGPHMLRRLKADVFKNMPAKTELIVRVELSPMQKKYYKYILTRNFEALNSRGGGNQVSLLNIMMDLKKCCNHPYLFPVAAMESPKLPSGAYEGGALIKSSGKLMLLQKMLRKLKEQGHRVLIFSQMTKMLDLLEDFLDYEGYKYERIDGGITGALRQEAIDRFNAPGAQQFCFLLSTRAGGLGINLATADTVIIFDSDWNPHNDIQAFSRAHRIGQANKVMIYRFVTRASVEERITQVAKRKMMLTHLVVRPGLGSKAGSMSKQELDDILKFGTEELFKDENEGENKEEDSSVIHYDNEAIARLLDRNQDATEDTDVQNMNEYLSSFKVAQYVVREEDKIEEIEREIIKQEENVDPDYWEKLLRHHYEQQQEDLARNLGKGKRVRKQVNYNDAAQEDQDNQSEYSVGSEEEDEDFDERPEGRRQSKRQLRNEKDKPLPPLLARVGGNIEVLGFNTRQRKAFLNAVMRWGMPPQDAFTTQWLVRDLRGKTEKEFKAYVSLFMRHLCEPGADGSETFADGVPREGLSRQQVLTRIGVMSLVKKKVQEFEHINGRWSMPELMPDPSADSKRSSRASSPTKTSPTTPEASTTNSPCTSKPATPAPSEKGDGIRTPLEKDDTENPEEKPEKNSRMGEKVETEVDSPSPAPSLGERLEPRKILLEDEAPGVTGEVEPEPGYRGDREKSASEPTPAERGEEKPLDVQEHRERPEGETGDLGKREDVKAERELRLGPPRDEPRSNGRREEKVEKPRFMFNIADGGFTELHTLWQNEERAAISSGKLNEIWHRRHDYWLLAGIVLHGYARWQDIQNDAQFAIINEPFKTEANKGNFLEMKNKFLARRFKLLEQALVIEEQLRRAAYLNLSQEPAHPAMALHARFAEAECLAESHQHLSKESLAGNKPANAVLHKVLNQLEELLSDMKADVTRLPATLSRIPPIAARLQMSERSILSRLASKGTEPHPTPAFPPGPYATPPGYGAAFSAAPVGALAAAGANYSQMPAGSFITATNGPPVLVKKEKEMMGALVSDGLDRKESRAGEVICIDD from the exons ATAAGGATGATATCCGGCTGCTGCCTTCAGCATTGGGTGTGAAGAAGAGAAAGCGAGGACCcaaaaagcagaaggaaaacaagCCAGGCAAACCCCGGAAACGCAAGAAGCTC GACAGTGAAGAGGAATTTGGCTCAGAGCGAGATGAGTACCGGGAGAAGTCAGAGAGTGGAGGCAGCGAATATGGAACTGGACCAGGTCGGAAACGAAGAAGGAAGCAccgagaaaaaaaagagaaaaagacaaagaggaggaaaaggggagaaggagatgggGGGCAAAAG CAGGTGGAACAGAAGTCATCAGCTGCGCTGCTTCTGACCTGGGGCTTGGAGGATGTGGAGCATGTGTTCTCCGAGGAGGACTACCACACACTTACCAACTATAAAGCCTTCAGTCAGTTCATGAG GCCCCTAATTGCTAAGAAGAATCCCAAGATCCCAATGTCGAAGATGATGACCATCCTGGGGGCCAAGTGGAGAGAGTTCAGCGCCAATAACCCCTTCAAAGGGTCAGCAGCTGctgtggcggcggcggcggcagcggcggcagcagcTGTAGCCGAGCAGGTGTCAGCTGCTGTCTCCCCAGCCACCCCCATAGCACCATCTGGACCCCCCCCTGccctcccaccaccccctgcTCCTGAAATCCAGCCCCCACCTATCAGAAGAGCCAAAACCAAAGAGGGCAAAG GTCCAGGCCACAAGAGGCGGAATAAGAACCCCCGAGTACCTGATGGACGCAAGAAGCTTCGAGGGAAGAAGATGGCACCACTCAAAATCAAGCTGGGGCTGCTGGGtggcaagaggaagaaggcaggctcG TATGCTTTCCAGAGCGATGAGGGCCCGGATCCAGAAGCTGAGGAGTCAGACTTGGACAGTGGTAGCGTCCATAGTGCCTCAGGCCGGCCTGATGGCCCTGTCCGTGCCAAGAAACTGAAGCGAGGCCggccaggaaggaagaagaagaagg TCCTGGGCTGTCCCGCAGTGGCCGGGGAGGAGGAGGTTGATGGCTACGAGACGGATCACCAGGATTACTGTGAGGTGTGCCAGCAGGGTGGGGAAATTATTCTGTGCGACACCTGCCCTCGTGCCTACCACCTCGTCTGCCTTGACCCTGAGCTTGACCGGGCTCCTGAGGGCAAATGGAGCTGTCCCCACTGT GAGAAGGAAGGGGTACAATGGGAGgccaaggaagaggaggaagagtatgaagaggagggggaggaaggagagaaggaggaagaggacgaTCACATGGAGTATTGCCGAGTGTGCAAGGACGGTGGGGAGCTGCTGTGCTGCGATGCTTGCATCTCCTCCTACCACATCCACTGTCTGAACCCCCCGCTGCCTGACATCCCCAACGGTGAATGGCTGTGCCCACGATGTACA TGTCCTGTGCTAAAGGGCCGTGTTCAGAAGATCTTGCATTGGCGATGGGGGGAGCCGCCTGTTGCAATGCCAGCACCCCAGCAAACAGACGGGAATCCAGACGTCCCACCCCCTCGTCCTCTTCAAGGCAGATCAGAGCGAGAGTTCTTTGTCAAATGGGTGGGATTGTCCTACTGGCACTGCTCCTGGGCCAAGGAGCTTCAG CTGGAAATCTTCCACTTGGTAATGTATCGCAACTACCAACGGAAAAATGACATGGATGAGCCGCCACCCCTGGACTATGGCTCTGGTGAGGATGACGGGAAGAGTGACAAGCGCAAGGTGAAGGACCCTCACTATGCTGAGATGGAGGAGAAGTACTACCGGTTTGGCATCAAGCCAGAGTGGATGACCGTCCACCGAATCATCAACCACAG TATGGATAAAAAGGGGAATTACCATTATCTTGTGAAATGGAAGGATTTGCCTTATGACCAGTCTACATGGGAGGAGGATGAGATGAACATCCCTGAATATGAAGACCATAAACAAAGCTACTGGAGACATCG TGAGCTAATTATGGGAGAGGACCCTGCACAGCCTCGAAAgtataagaagaagaagaaggagctGCAGGGAGACGGGCCTCCCAGCTCACCTACTAATGAT CCTACAGTGAAATATGAGACCCAGCCGCGGTTCATCACAGCCACAGGAGGCACGCTGCACATGTACCAGCTGGAGGGGCTGAACTGGCTGCGCTTCTCATGGGCCCAAGGCACTGACACCATTCTGGCTGATGAGATGGGCCTGGGCAAGACCATCCAAACCATTGTTTTTCTCTACTCACTCTACAAGGAG GGCCACACCAAAGGTCCCTTCCTGGTGAGTGCTCCACTCTCCACCATCATCAACTGGGAGCGAGAGTTCCAAATGTGGGCACCCAAGTTCTATGTGGTCACATACACGGGAGACAAGGACAGCCGGGCCATTATCCGAGAGAATGAGTTCTCCTTTGAGGACAACGCCATCAAAGGCGGGAAGAAGGCTTTTAAGATGAAG AGAGAGGCTCAGGTGAAGTTCCATGTTCTCCTGACGTCATACGAGCTGATCACCATCGATCAGGCAGCGCTTGGCTCCATCCGCTGGGCCTGTCTTGTGGTGGATGAAGCTCATCGACTCAAGAACAACCAGTCCAAG TTTTTCAGGGTCCTCAATGGCTATAAGATAGATCATAAGCTATTGCTGACGGGGACCCCGCTGCAGAATAACCTGGAGGAGCTCTTCCACCTTTTGAACTTCCTCACTCCCGAGAGGTTTAA CAActtggagggcttcctggaggagttCGCTGACATATCCAAAGAGGACCAGATTAAGAAACTACATGATTTACTGGGGCCACACATGCTGCGGAGACTCAAGGCAGATGTCTTTAAGAACATGCCGGCCAAGACGGAGCTCATTGTCCGAGTGGAGCTCAGCCCCATGCAGAA GAAATACTATAAGTACATCCTAACTCGAAATTTTGAGGCCTTGAATTCACGAGGCGGCGGGAACCAGGTGTCCCTGCTTAACATCATGATGGACCTTAAGAAGTGCTGCAACCACCCGTACCTCTTCCCTGTGGCTGCCATG GAGTCTCCAAAACTGCCCAGCGGGGCTTATGAGGGTGGGGCACTCATTAAGTCATCAGGGAAGCTTATGCTGCTGCAGAAGATGCTGAGAAAGCTGAAGGAGCAAGGACACAGAGTGCTCATCTTCTCACAG ATGACCAAGATGTTAGACCTTCTGGAGGACTTCCTAGACTATGAAGGCTACAAGTACGAACGCATTGATGGCGGCATCACTGGTGCCCTTAGGCAGGAGGCCATTGATCGGTTTAATG CTCCTGGTGCCCAACAATTCTGCTTCCTCCTGTCCACCCGAGCTGGGGGCCTGGGCATCAACTTGGCCACAGCTGACACTGTTATCATCTTCGATTCTGATTGGAACCCCCATAATGACATCCAG GCCTTCAGCAGAGCCCATCGGATTGGCCAGGCCAACAAGGTGATGATTTACCGTTTTGTGACCCGAGCGTCTGTGGAAGAACGGATCACACAGGTGGCGAAGAGGAAAATGATGCTGACGCATCTGGTGGTGCGGCCAGGCCTGGGCTCCAAGGCCGGTTCCATGTCTAAGCAGGAACTGGATGACATCCTCAAATTTGGCACTGAGGAGCTATTCAAGGATGAAAATGAGG GAGAGAATAAGGAGGAAGATAGCAGTGTGATCCACTATGACAACGAAGCCATCGCTCGACTGCTGGACCGGAACCAGGATGCAACCGAGGATACTGATGTGCAGAACATGAATGAGTATCTCAGCTCCTTCAAGGTGGCACAGTATGTTGTGCGTGAAGAAGACAAG ATTGAGGAGATCGAGCGAGAGATCATCAAGCAGGAGGAGAATGTGGATCCCGACTACTGGGAGAAGCTGCTGAGGCATCACTATGAGCAGCAGCAAGAAGACCTTGCCCGAAACCTAGGCAAGGGCAAGCGGGTTCGAAAGCAGGTTAACTACAATGATGCTGCTCAGGAGGATCAAG ATAACCAGTCAGAATACTCAGTGGGGtcggaggaggaggatgaggactTCGATGAGCGTCCTGAAG GGCGTCGACAGTCAAAGAGGCAGCTCCGAAATGAAAAGGACAAGCCGCTGCCTCCATTGCTGGCTCGAGTTGGGGGGAACATTGAG GTACTGGGATTCAATACCAGACAGCGGAAGGCGTTCCTTAACGCTGTGATGCGCTGGGGGATGCCGCCACAGGATGCTTTCACCACACAGTGGCTAGTGCGGGACCTGAGGGGCAAGACCGAGAAAGAGTTTAA GGCCTATGTGTCTTTGTTCATGCGCCATCTCTGTGAACCTGGAGCAGACGGCTCAGAAACCTTTGCCGATGGGGTCCCTCGGGAGGGGCTGAGCCGCCAGCAGGTGTTGACCCGCATTGGAGTCATGTCTCTTGTCAAGAAGAAG GTGCAAGAGTTTGAGCACATCAATGGACGCTGGTCAATGCCGGAGCTCATGCCTGATCCTAGTGCTGACTCCAAGCGCTCTTCCAGGGCTTCCTCCCCAACCAAAACATCTCCCACCACCCCCGAGGCGTCTACAACCAACAGTCCTTGCACCTCTAAACCTG CTACTCCCGCTCCGAGTGAGAAAGGAGATGGGATACGGACACCTCTGGAGAAGGATGACACTGAAAACCCAgaagagaagccagagaagaaTAGCAGGATGGGGGAAAAGGTGGAGACAGAG GTTGATTCTCCCAGCCCAGCCCCATCACTTGGAGAACGGCTAGAACCAAGGAAGATTCTCTTAGAGGATGAAGCACCAGGGGTGACTGGAGAGGTGGAGCCTGAACCTGGGTAccgaggagacagagagaagtccG CCTCAGAGCCAACACCAGcagaaaggggggaggagaaaCCGTTGGATGTACAGGAACACAGGGAGAGGCCGGAGGGGGAAACAGGGGATTTGGGCAAGAGAG AGGATGTCAAAGCTGAGCGGGAGCTCCGACTTGGGCCTCCTCGAGATGAGCCACGGTCCAATGGGCGCCGTGAGGAGAAAGTGGAGAAGCCGAGGTTCATGTTCAATATTGCTGATGGTGGTTTTACAG AGCTTCACACACTGTGGCAGAATGAAGAGAGGGCAGCTATTTCCTCGGGGAAGCTCAACGAAATCTGGCACCGAAGACATGACTATTGGCTCCTGGCTGGGATCGTCCT TCATGGCTATGCCCGGTGGCAAGACATCCAGAATGATGCTCAGTTCGCCATTATCAATGAACCATTCAAAACTGAAGCCAATAAGGGGAACTTCCTggagatgaaaaataaattccTGGCCCGGAGGTTCAAG CTCCTGGAGCAGGCGCTGGTGATTGAGGAGCAGCTGCGGCGGGCGGCCTACCTGAACCTGTCACAGGAGCCGGCGCACCCCGCCATGGCCCTCCACGCCCGCTTTGCCGAGGCCGAGTGCCTAGCCGAGAGCCACCAGCACCTCTCCAAGGAGTCGCTGGCAGGGAACAAGCCAGCCAACGCCGTCCTGCACAAGG TTCTGAACCAGTTGGAGGAGTTGCTGAGCGACATGAAGGCAGATGTGACCCGCCTGCCAGCCACGCTGTCCCGAATACCCCCCATCGCAGCCCGCCTTCAGATGTCCGAGCGCAGCATCCTCAGCCGGCTGGCCAGCAAGGGCACAGAGCCTCACCCCACACCG GCCTTTCCCCCGGGTCCTTACGCCACTCCACCGGGATACGGGGCAGCCTTCAGCGCTGCACCCGTAGGGGCCCTGGCCGCCGCAGGCGCCAATTACAGCCAGATGCCTGCAGGGTCCTTCATCACAG CCACCAACGGCCCTCCAGTGCTggtgaagaaagagaaggaaatgatggGGGCGCTGGTGTCAGACGGGCTGGATCGGAAGGAGTCCCGAGCAGGGGAGGTGATCTGTATAGACGACTGA